Proteins found in one Actinokineospora alba genomic segment:
- a CDS encoding MptD family putative ECF transporter S component: MTIESTARPRLDVKMSPRDLINIGIFAALYLVTVGVLNALEFIGPLATLVSIVVSIIAGGVPFMLFLTRVKHAGMVTVFTVIVNAFMLLIGSPAVAIVLGVVLALIAEALLWLGRYRSRKLGVAAYAVFSMWFAGLFLPMFYAREDYLSGEYMQSMGQEYRDALDAFLSPVVLAAFDLSTFFFGLIGGALGLRLLDKHFRKAGIA; this comes from the coding sequence GTGACCATTGAATCCACCGCCCGGCCACGCCTCGATGTCAAGATGAGCCCCCGCGACCTGATCAACATCGGGATCTTCGCCGCGCTCTACCTCGTGACGGTGGGTGTGCTCAACGCGCTCGAGTTCATCGGTCCACTCGCGACACTTGTCTCGATCGTGGTCAGCATCATCGCGGGCGGCGTGCCGTTCATGCTGTTCCTCACCAGGGTGAAGCACGCGGGCATGGTGACCGTGTTCACGGTCATCGTCAACGCGTTCATGCTCCTGATCGGCAGCCCGGCGGTCGCCATAGTCCTCGGCGTGGTGCTGGCGCTGATCGCCGAAGCGCTGCTGTGGCTGGGCCGGTACCGGTCGCGCAAGCTCGGCGTGGCCGCCTACGCGGTGTTCAGCATGTGGTTCGCCGGGCTGTTCCTGCCGATGTTCTACGCGCGTGAGGACTACCTGTCCGGCGAGTACATGCAGTCGATGGGCCAGGAGTACCGCGACGCGCTGGACGCGTTCCTGTCGCCGGTGGTGCTGGCCGCGTTCGACCTGTCGACGTTCTTCTTCGGATTGATCGGCGGCGCATTGGGCCTGCGGCTGCTGGACAAGCACTTCCGCAAAGCGGGAATCGCGTGA
- a CDS encoding thioesterase II family protein produces the protein MTSGSAAWEGRAGAFRPLAARPYARARVVLFPHGGGSASYYKPWAAAVPWDLEFVAVQYPGREDRFHEPPPSTIRELAAVLAGDLPFERPLPTVLFGHSMGALTAFEIARRMTVMGVAPARLVVSGHPAPALARPGTVHLGDDDELIEELRRTEATNLDVLDNEALIKTFLPIIRNDYRLSETYTMAPGARLDAAVSVFYGDRDVEIDEQEAHGWADATDGSFDVTVFEGGHFYLDHHRDQVIDLVTAHARAAAAGAAAVPWPSAP, from the coding sequence ATGACCAGCGGTTCTGCGGCGTGGGAGGGACGGGCGGGCGCGTTTCGCCCGCTCGCGGCCCGCCCCTACGCGCGGGCGCGAGTGGTGTTGTTCCCGCACGGCGGCGGCAGCGCGAGCTACTACAAGCCCTGGGCCGCGGCGGTGCCGTGGGACCTCGAGTTCGTGGCCGTGCAGTACCCGGGCCGCGAGGACCGCTTCCACGAGCCGCCGCCGTCGACCATCCGGGAGCTGGCCGCGGTGCTGGCCGGTGACCTGCCGTTCGAGCGGCCGCTGCCGACAGTCCTGTTCGGACACAGCATGGGCGCGCTCACCGCGTTCGAGATCGCGCGCCGCATGACGGTCATGGGAGTCGCCCCCGCCCGCCTGGTGGTGTCGGGGCATCCCGCCCCGGCACTCGCCCGGCCGGGGACCGTGCACCTCGGCGACGACGACGAGCTGATCGAGGAACTGCGTCGCACCGAGGCGACGAACCTCGACGTGCTGGACAACGAAGCGCTGATCAAGACGTTCCTGCCGATCATCAGGAACGACTACCGCCTGAGCGAGACCTACACGATGGCACCCGGGGCGCGCCTGGACGCCGCGGTGTCGGTGTTCTACGGCGACCGGGACGTCGAGATCGACGAGCAGGAGGCCCACGGCTGGGCCGACGCCACCGACGGCTCGTTCGACGTCACCGTCTTCGAGGGCGGGCACTTCTATCTCGACCACCACCGCGACCAGGTGATCGACCTGGTGACGGCCCACGCGCGCGCCGCGGCGGCAGGCGCGGCGGCGGTGCCGTGGCCGTCGGCGCCCTGA
- a CDS encoding ABC transporter ATP-binding protein: MIGLLLRVLGNEYAKPMRRTVALMTVTAIVEGLLYALLVPVLHKLFGSDPAEAWPYLLGFGGAVAVYAVLRYLSDVSGMRVGTSMLRGMYYKLGDHLARLPLGWYDSTRVGDVSTMASKGLLAALGVAAHLLAPFISALVTPLTIVAVMIAYDWRLGLAALAAAPVVAVIQKWTARSSAAVDAERHERDNEAAGRVIEFIQAQPVLRAGGRTGERFGLLDNALQDVERTSRRTVGAVLPGAVSLTVTVQVVFTLIMVLGTYLGLGGDIGVAELLSILVLAARCADPLLSLSDIGGKLRGARVELDRLDTVLRTAPLPEPAEPVRPESHGVEFDSVTFKHGDRLVFDDVSLTVPVGQRLAVVGPSGAGKSTLLQLLARFYDVDAGAVRIGGVDVRSMDTEDLMSRIAIVFQDVYLFDGTIEQNVRLGRPDATDAEVRAAASAARLDEVIDRLPDGWAADVGEGGARLSGGERQRVSIARALLKDAPIVLLDEVTSSLDPVNEAAVHEGIERLMAGRTVVTVAHRMRTVRRADRVVFLDGGKIVEEGSHDELLLQGGRYADFWNISTAATASG, encoded by the coding sequence ATGATCGGTCTGCTGCTGCGCGTACTGGGAAACGAGTACGCCAAACCGATGCGCCGCACGGTCGCCTTGATGACGGTCACCGCGATCGTCGAGGGCCTGCTCTACGCGCTGCTGGTTCCCGTGCTGCACAAGCTGTTCGGGAGCGACCCCGCGGAAGCCTGGCCCTACCTGCTCGGCTTCGGGGGAGCGGTCGCGGTCTACGCGGTGCTGCGCTACCTCAGCGACGTGTCGGGCATGCGAGTCGGCACCTCAATGCTGCGCGGCATGTACTACAAGCTCGGTGACCACCTGGCCCGCCTGCCCCTGGGCTGGTACGACTCCACCCGGGTCGGCGACGTGTCCACGATGGCCAGCAAGGGACTGCTCGCCGCCCTGGGGGTCGCCGCGCACCTGTTGGCGCCGTTCATCTCGGCCCTGGTGACCCCGCTGACGATCGTCGCCGTGATGATCGCCTATGACTGGCGGCTGGGGCTGGCCGCGCTGGCCGCGGCGCCGGTCGTCGCGGTGATCCAGAAGTGGACCGCGCGCTCGTCGGCCGCTGTCGACGCCGAGCGCCACGAGCGGGACAACGAGGCCGCGGGCCGGGTGATCGAGTTCATCCAGGCGCAGCCGGTGCTGCGCGCGGGCGGTCGGACCGGTGAGCGCTTCGGGCTGCTGGACAACGCGCTCCAGGACGTGGAGCGCACCTCCCGCCGCACTGTCGGCGCGGTGCTGCCGGGCGCGGTCAGCCTGACCGTCACGGTCCAGGTCGTCTTCACCCTCATCATGGTCCTGGGCACGTACCTCGGGCTCGGCGGCGACATCGGTGTCGCCGAACTCCTGAGCATCCTGGTGCTGGCCGCCCGCTGCGCCGACCCGCTGCTATCGCTGTCGGACATCGGCGGCAAGCTGCGCGGCGCACGAGTCGAACTGGACCGCCTCGACACCGTGCTGCGCACCGCGCCGCTGCCGGAACCGGCCGAGCCGGTGCGTCCGGAAAGCCACGGGGTCGAGTTCGACTCCGTCACCTTCAAGCACGGCGACCGCCTGGTCTTCGACGACGTCTCGCTGACCGTCCCGGTGGGGCAGCGGCTGGCGGTCGTCGGCCCGTCGGGCGCGGGCAAGAGCACGCTGCTCCAGCTCCTGGCGCGCTTCTACGACGTCGACGCGGGCGCGGTGCGCATCGGCGGGGTGGACGTGCGCTCGATGGACACCGAAGACCTGATGTCGCGGATCGCCATCGTGTTCCAGGACGTCTACCTCTTCGACGGCACCATCGAGCAGAACGTGCGGCTCGGCCGTCCGGACGCCACGGACGCCGAAGTGCGGGCGGCGGCGAGCGCGGCCCGGCTCGACGAGGTGATCGACCGGCTGCCCGACGGGTGGGCGGCCGACGTCGGCGAGGGCGGCGCCCGGCTCTCCGGTGGCGAACGCCAGCGCGTCTCGATCGCCCGCGCCCTGCTCAAGGACGCGCCGATCGTCTTGCTCGACGAGGTGACCTCGTCGCTGGACCCGGTCAACGAGGCGGCCGTGCACGAGGGAATCGAGCGGCTGATGGCGGGACGCACCGTCGTGACCGTCGCCCACCGCATGCGCACGGTGCGCCGTGCCGACCGCGTCGTGTTCCTCGACGGCGGCAAGATCGTGGAGGAAGGCAGCCACGACGAACTGCTGCTGCAGGGCGGCCGCTACGCGGACTTCTGGAACATCTCCACGGCTGCCACAGCGAGCGGGTGA
- a CDS encoding ABC transporter ATP-binding protein, translating into MNVTDRVDAREQAAPPPEVDSAPAPGVRVGALLRPFAGKFALVVALQVIGALAGLAPLLAVVEIGRGLLASGPVDHDHIWTAVIIGVVGLLIRLVFTSASFGLGHYVDGAVQLGFRRMLAAQLGRVPIGWFSRRRSGELAKVVGDDVSAVHPFIAHAPGELVAAFVVPLASLIYLLSIDWRLTLITLIPVLLAMLMVPFFMLPARTQEQKDFDAAMGRIASSVVEFVQGISVVKAFGGAERAHQKFLRAADDFVDIFSKWVRGMSVVAAAMQLWLSPPFVLLIVLIGGTSLITGGDMAPADLLPFLLLGLGLTAPIAALGHGFDDMQAAGRAVGRIKEVLDVEPLPEPENPAVPRGHRVELKDVRFGYDDDQEVLRGINLTLEPGTVTALVGPSGSGKSTLVQLLPRFFDPTHGSVVLGGVDLRELGARELYGTVSFVFQDVRLLRASVAENIALAVPKAEHDDIVRVARLANIHDRTLELPHGYDSIIGEDVKLSGGEAQRISIARALLADAPVLVLDEATAFIDPQTEHAVRQALTARGTDRTVLVIAHRLETIAHADTVVMLEDGAIVERGKPDELLARGGKFAAFWQAQQTAIAEVDTSAAAVRGEETR; encoded by the coding sequence ATGAATGTGACCGACCGCGTCGACGCAAGGGAGCAGGCCGCCCCGCCACCGGAGGTCGATTCCGCGCCGGCCCCGGGGGTGCGGGTGGGTGCCCTGCTTCGCCCGTTCGCGGGCAAGTTCGCCCTCGTCGTCGCCCTGCAGGTCATCGGCGCGCTCGCCGGCCTCGCGCCGCTGCTCGCGGTGGTCGAGATCGGGCGCGGCCTGCTGGCCTCGGGGCCGGTGGACCATGACCACATCTGGACCGCCGTGATCATCGGCGTGGTCGGCCTGCTGATCCGCCTGGTGTTCACCTCCGCGTCGTTCGGGCTCGGCCACTACGTCGACGGCGCGGTGCAGCTGGGCTTCCGCCGGATGCTGGCCGCCCAGTTGGGCCGCGTCCCGATCGGCTGGTTCTCCCGCCGCCGCAGCGGCGAGCTGGCGAAAGTCGTGGGTGACGACGTCTCCGCCGTCCACCCGTTCATCGCCCACGCGCCCGGCGAGCTCGTCGCGGCGTTCGTGGTGCCGCTGGCGTCGCTGATCTACCTGCTCTCGATCGACTGGCGGCTCACGCTGATCACGCTGATCCCCGTGCTGCTCGCGATGCTGATGGTCCCGTTCTTCATGCTGCCCGCCCGCACGCAGGAGCAGAAGGATTTCGACGCGGCGATGGGCCGCATCGCCAGCTCCGTCGTCGAATTCGTGCAGGGCATCTCCGTGGTGAAGGCGTTCGGCGGGGCCGAGCGCGCCCACCAGAAGTTCCTGCGGGCCGCCGACGACTTCGTCGACATCTTCTCCAAGTGGGTCCGCGGCATGTCCGTGGTCGCCGCCGCGATGCAGCTGTGGCTCTCGCCGCCGTTCGTGCTGCTGATAGTGCTGATCGGTGGCACCTCGCTGATCACGGGTGGCGATATGGCCCCGGCCGACCTGCTGCCGTTCCTGCTGCTCGGCCTCGGCCTGACCGCGCCGATCGCGGCACTCGGCCACGGCTTCGACGACATGCAGGCCGCGGGCCGCGCGGTCGGGCGCATCAAGGAGGTGCTCGACGTCGAACCGCTGCCGGAGCCGGAGAACCCGGCAGTTCCGCGGGGGCACCGGGTGGAGCTGAAGGACGTCCGGTTCGGCTACGACGACGACCAGGAGGTGCTGCGGGGAATCAACCTGACCCTGGAACCGGGCACGGTCACCGCGCTCGTCGGTCCGTCGGGCAGCGGCAAGTCCACGCTGGTCCAGCTGCTGCCGCGGTTCTTCGACCCGACCCACGGCTCCGTCGTGCTCGGCGGGGTCGACCTGCGCGAGCTCGGCGCCCGCGAGCTCTACGGCACGGTCTCGTTCGTCTTCCAGGACGTCCGCCTGCTGCGGGCCTCGGTCGCGGAGAACATCGCCCTCGCGGTGCCCAAAGCCGAACACGACGACATCGTGCGGGTCGCCAGGCTGGCCAACATCCACGACCGGACGCTCGAACTGCCGCACGGCTACGACTCGATCATCGGTGAGGACGTCAAGCTGTCCGGCGGTGAGGCGCAGCGCATCTCGATCGCCCGTGCGCTGCTCGCCGACGCGCCCGTCCTGGTCCTCGACGAGGCGACCGCCTTCATCGACCCGCAGACCGAACACGCGGTGCGCCAGGCGCTGACCGCGCGGGGCACCGACCGGACCGTGCTGGTCATCGCGCACCGGCTCGAGACCATCGCCCACGCCGACACCGTGGTGATGCTCGAGGACGGCGCCATCGTCGAGCGCGGCAAGCCCGACGAGCTGCTGGCCCGCGGCGGGAAGTTCGCGGCGTTCTGGCAGGCACAGCAGACGGCCATCGCCGAGGTCGACACCAGCGCCGCCGCGGTGCGAGGAGAGGAAACCCGATGA
- a CDS encoding Gfo/Idh/MocA family oxidoreductase, which yields MTQPPRPMRVVVCGTRFGQVYLSALARAEDYELAGIVARGSARSTALARDYGVPLYPSVDSLPDDIDAACVVVSTAVGGGSGADLAKALLERGIHVLQEHPVHPTELADCLKVARRTGSQYLVNTFYPHLEPVRRFTAAARKLVTLRKAVFVDAMCAIQVSYDLIDILAEVFDGLKPWSLAPVPQGAGLPLACAHGQVGGVPLTLRVENRMQAGDDSTSLFLHRITIGTDAGNLMLANTHGPVIWSPVLRVRSDEMGRFLPVAAQDGSWADDFGGRTADYLGPAESPTWATAVDELWSGGVVTAMDDLRGRVEAGADPLRRGRRALAVAHAWKDLTEAIGYPHAATPDAGDPLTVADL from the coding sequence ATGACCCAGCCACCCCGGCCGATGCGCGTCGTCGTGTGCGGCACGCGCTTCGGCCAGGTCTACCTCTCCGCCCTGGCCCGCGCCGAGGACTACGAACTCGCGGGCATCGTGGCCAGGGGCAGCGCCCGGTCCACGGCACTCGCGCGGGACTACGGAGTCCCGCTGTATCCCTCGGTCGACAGCCTGCCGGACGACATCGACGCCGCCTGCGTCGTCGTGTCGACCGCGGTGGGCGGCGGGTCCGGCGCCGACCTGGCCAAGGCCCTGCTCGAACGTGGAATCCATGTGCTGCAAGAGCATCCGGTGCACCCGACCGAGCTGGCGGACTGCCTGAAGGTGGCGCGGCGCACCGGGTCGCAGTACCTGGTGAACACCTTCTACCCACATCTGGAACCGGTCCGCCGGTTCACCGCCGCCGCGCGGAAGCTGGTGACCCTGCGCAAAGCGGTGTTCGTCGACGCGATGTGCGCGATCCAGGTCTCCTACGACCTGATCGACATCCTCGCCGAGGTCTTCGACGGGCTCAAGCCGTGGTCGCTGGCCCCGGTGCCGCAGGGCGCGGGCCTGCCTCTGGCCTGCGCGCACGGCCAGGTCGGCGGGGTGCCGCTGACCCTGCGCGTGGAGAACCGGATGCAGGCAGGCGACGACAGCACCAGCCTGTTCCTGCACCGGATCACCATCGGCACCGACGCGGGCAACCTGATGCTGGCCAACACCCACGGACCGGTGATCTGGAGCCCGGTGCTGCGCGTGCGGTCCGACGAGATGGGCCGGTTCCTCCCGGTCGCGGCGCAGGACGGGTCATGGGCGGACGACTTCGGCGGCCGAACCGCCGACTACCTCGGCCCGGCCGAGTCGCCGACCTGGGCGACGGCGGTGGACGAGCTGTGGAGTGGCGGTGTGGTGACCGCGATGGACGACCTGCGCGGGCGGGTCGAGGCGGGCGCGGACCCGCTGCGGCGCGGCAGGCGCGCTCTGGCGGTCGCGCACGCCTGGAAGGACCTGACCGAGGCGATCGGCTACCCCCACGCGGCCACCCCGGACGCGGGCGACCCGCTGACCGTCGCCGACTTGTAG
- a CDS encoding non-ribosomal peptide synthetase, with amino-acid sequence MTAAELIEELGAAGIELWREEERLRFRAPRGAMTDERKAKLRTFKADLLTVLPEGPPSVRTAAGESLWRDDPEGRLESFPLTDVQSAYLFGRNGAFAYGGVSCHLYEEFEYPADLDPERLQRAWDSLVLRHDTLRLVIGEDGTQRVLPELADTRVPVADLRGASAEAVRRGISAVRDEISHKVHPAGVRPMYELRLTRADDRCVLHVSVDFMAMDWISIRLLLSELDRRYQRPDCELPALDATFRDYVLAEKRLRDTQRYTRDREYWMGRLDELPGAPALPTRDDHDPATAPPLFRRLSTTVDSRVWRALKARAGSHGITPANAVLAAFAETIGRWSGVERFCLGLPVLNRMPLHPRVDRMLGDFTSLSLLAVDLEGRASFADRARAIGERVFDDLDHRLFSGVEVLRELTKRRGRDAGAALPVVFTGSIGVGGELASAAGRKARPVNGISQTPQVWIDCQVGDQLGGLDMNWDVREGIFPDGLVDDMFAAFVALLHGLAASDATWSAVDPQSLPESQRARRAEANATEAPTPGGLLHEPLMAYGREFPDRVAVIDATGSMTYGEWLGKAAAVAQRLRAAGCAPGDFVGVLIDKSRAQTVGVLGVLLAGGVYVPVDLAQPRVRRDGILTAAGAKFVLVEGATDTAAADALPPGTHAVDVTDVRPIPVADLPEPPRVAPSELAYVMHTSGSTGTPKGVMISHEAAANTVHDINVRFGVGAADRVLGLAALSFDLSVYDLFGPTALGATLVLPDATRRGDPSHWAAVVAEHGVTLWNSVPAQLQMLMHYLDVEPTALPTLRLALLSGDWIPLSLPAHAGRHAPGAELISLGGATEAAIWSNYHRITTVEPHWRSIPYGLPLANQRFHVLDSALRDRPELVPGDLYIAGAGLADGYLNDAARSAERFFAHPDTGERLYRTGDLGRYLPNGEIEFLGRADQQVKIRGHRIELGEIEAVLGEHPDVGTCVVLAAGREAFERALVSFVIPARPGEPVDPLELVGWVARRLPGHMVPARVQVVEGLPLTANGKVDRKRLLDSMAAPTVSTGEPAEPPHPGVEQDLARLWADVLGGPVPSRTTGFFDVGGNSLLAAQFVGQVRERIPAAAHIAFDVLLRALLDTPTVSGLGKWLQSGSAAEPAAAPGPEVRREALVPLAMAGTGPVRLLVHDGTGTLAAYEELIEGLTGTGPLLGLTAPDADHYLGIAAAILIETLAGGYAREVLAAGFGEVEVIGYGLGGPIALELARALGEADATARLTILSGSVSRQPGESGSVLSHTAEAVACYDPAPYADDITLLRPTESEKDTEGLWSEVCLGDLTVVDVPGDHDTCLRRPNVAGTVAAISTAPTGR; translated from the coding sequence ATGACCGCGGCCGAGCTGATCGAGGAACTCGGGGCGGCCGGGATCGAACTGTGGCGCGAGGAGGAGCGGCTGCGGTTCCGCGCTCCCCGCGGCGCCATGACCGACGAGCGCAAGGCGAAGTTGCGCACGTTCAAGGCCGACCTGCTCACCGTGCTGCCCGAGGGCCCGCCGAGCGTGCGAACCGCCGCGGGGGAGTCGCTGTGGCGGGACGACCCCGAGGGGCGGCTGGAGTCGTTCCCGCTGACCGATGTCCAGTCCGCGTACCTGTTCGGCCGCAACGGCGCGTTCGCGTACGGCGGCGTGTCCTGCCACCTCTACGAGGAGTTCGAGTACCCGGCCGACCTGGACCCCGAGCGGTTGCAGCGCGCGTGGGACAGCCTGGTGCTCAGGCACGACACGCTGCGGCTGGTCATCGGCGAGGACGGCACCCAGCGCGTCCTGCCTGAACTCGCCGACACCCGCGTCCCGGTCGCGGACCTGCGCGGCGCGTCGGCGGAGGCGGTGCGGCGGGGGATCAGCGCCGTGCGGGACGAGATCTCCCACAAGGTGCACCCCGCGGGCGTGCGCCCGATGTACGAACTGCGCCTGACCCGCGCCGACGACCGCTGCGTGCTGCACGTCTCGGTGGACTTCATGGCCATGGACTGGATCAGCATTCGGCTGCTGCTGTCCGAATTGGACCGCCGCTACCAGCGGCCCGACTGCGAGCTGCCCGCGCTCGACGCGACGTTCCGCGACTACGTCCTGGCGGAGAAACGGCTGCGCGACACCCAGCGGTACACCCGCGACCGCGAGTACTGGATGGGGCGCCTGGACGAACTGCCCGGCGCGCCCGCACTGCCCACCCGCGACGACCACGACCCAGCGACGGCGCCCCCGCTGTTCCGCAGGCTGAGCACCACAGTGGACAGTCGGGTGTGGCGGGCGCTGAAGGCGCGCGCGGGAAGCCACGGGATCACCCCCGCGAACGCGGTGCTGGCGGCGTTCGCCGAGACGATCGGCCGGTGGAGCGGGGTCGAGCGCTTCTGCCTCGGTTTGCCCGTGCTCAACCGCATGCCGTTGCACCCGCGGGTCGACCGGATGCTCGGCGACTTCACCTCGCTGAGCCTGCTCGCCGTCGACCTTGAGGGCAGGGCGAGTTTCGCCGACCGCGCCCGCGCCATCGGCGAACGCGTTTTCGACGACCTCGACCACCGGCTGTTCAGCGGAGTGGAGGTGCTCCGCGAACTCACCAAGCGCCGTGGCCGCGACGCGGGCGCCGCGCTGCCCGTGGTGTTCACCGGCAGCATCGGCGTCGGCGGCGAGCTGGCCTCGGCGGCGGGTCGCAAGGCGCGCCCGGTGAACGGGATCAGCCAGACCCCGCAGGTGTGGATCGACTGCCAGGTGGGTGACCAGCTCGGCGGCCTCGACATGAACTGGGACGTGCGCGAGGGGATCTTCCCCGACGGCCTGGTCGACGACATGTTCGCCGCGTTCGTCGCGCTCCTGCACGGACTGGCCGCCTCGGACGCGACGTGGTCGGCCGTCGACCCGCAGTCCCTGCCCGAGTCGCAGCGGGCCCGTCGGGCCGAGGCGAACGCGACCGAGGCGCCCACCCCCGGCGGCCTGCTGCACGAGCCGCTCATGGCCTACGGCCGCGAATTCCCCGACCGGGTCGCGGTGATCGACGCGACCGGGTCGATGACCTACGGCGAGTGGCTGGGCAAGGCAGCCGCGGTGGCGCAGCGGCTGCGCGCCGCCGGGTGCGCGCCGGGGGACTTCGTCGGAGTCCTGATCGACAAGTCGCGCGCCCAGACTGTCGGCGTCCTCGGCGTGCTGCTCGCGGGCGGCGTGTACGTCCCGGTCGACCTGGCCCAGCCCCGGGTGCGCCGCGACGGCATCCTGACCGCCGCGGGGGCGAAGTTCGTCCTCGTCGAAGGAGCCACAGACACCGCGGCAGCCGACGCGCTGCCACCGGGCACCCACGCGGTCGACGTCACCGACGTGCGGCCGATCCCGGTCGCCGACCTGCCCGAGCCGCCCCGGGTGGCCCCGAGCGAACTCGCCTACGTCATGCACACCTCGGGCTCGACCGGCACCCCCAAGGGCGTGATGATCAGCCACGAGGCCGCGGCGAACACCGTGCACGACATCAACGTGCGCTTCGGCGTCGGCGCGGCGGACCGGGTGCTGGGCCTGGCGGCGCTGAGCTTCGACCTGTCCGTCTACGACCTGTTCGGCCCGACCGCCCTCGGCGCCACGCTCGTGCTGCCCGACGCGACCCGGCGCGGCGACCCGTCGCACTGGGCGGCGGTGGTCGCCGAGCACGGTGTGACGCTGTGGAACTCGGTGCCCGCGCAGTTGCAGATGCTGATGCACTACCTCGACGTCGAGCCCACCGCGCTGCCCACGCTGCGGCTGGCCCTGCTGTCCGGCGACTGGATCCCGCTGTCGCTGCCCGCCCACGCCGGACGGCATGCGCCGGGGGCCGAGCTGATCAGTCTCGGCGGCGCCACGGAGGCGGCGATCTGGTCGAACTACCACCGGATCACGACCGTCGAGCCGCACTGGCGCAGCATCCCCTACGGCCTGCCGCTGGCGAACCAGCGCTTCCACGTGCTCGACTCCGCGCTGCGCGACCGGCCGGAGCTGGTCCCCGGTGACCTCTACATCGCGGGCGCCGGGCTGGCCGACGGGTACCTCAACGACGCCGCGCGCAGCGCCGAACGCTTCTTCGCGCACCCGGACACCGGGGAGCGGCTCTACCGCACCGGCGACCTCGGCCGGTACCTGCCCAACGGCGAGATCGAGTTCCTCGGCCGCGCCGACCAGCAGGTCAAGATCCGCGGCCACCGGATCGAACTCGGCGAGATCGAGGCGGTGCTCGGCGAGCACCCGGATGTGGGCACCTGCGTGGTGCTGGCGGCGGGCCGGGAGGCGTTCGAGCGGGCGCTGGTCTCGTTCGTGATCCCCGCGCGGCCGGGCGAACCGGTCGACCCGCTGGAACTGGTCGGCTGGGTGGCGCGGCGCCTGCCCGGTCACATGGTTCCCGCGCGGGTGCAGGTGGTCGAGGGCCTGCCGCTCACCGCGAACGGAAAGGTCGACCGCAAGCGGCTGCTCGACTCCATGGCGGCGCCGACCGTGTCGACCGGGGAACCCGCCGAGCCGCCGCACCCCGGTGTCGAGCAGGACCTCGCGCGGCTCTGGGCGGACGTGCTCGGCGGGCCGGTTCCGAGCCGCACCACGGGATTCTTCGACGTGGGCGGAAACTCGCTGCTCGCCGCGCAGTTCGTCGGGCAGGTGCGCGAGCGCATCCCCGCCGCGGCGCATATCGCCTTCGACGTGTTGCTGCGTGCCCTGCTGGACACGCCGACGGTCTCCGGGCTGGGCAAGTGGCTGCAGTCCGGCTCCGCGGCGGAACCGGCGGCGGCGCCCGGCCCGGAGGTGCGTCGGGAGGCGCTCGTCCCGCTCGCGATGGCGGGGACCGGCCCGGTTCGCCTGCTCGTGCACGACGGCACGGGAACCCTTGCCGCCTACGAGGAACTGATCGAGGGCCTCACCGGCACCGGGCCGCTGCTGGGTCTCACCGCGCCCGACGCCGACCACTACCTCGGTATCGCCGCGGCGATACTCATCGAGACGCTGGCCGGTGGGTACGCGCGCGAGGTGCTGGCCGCGGGGTTCGGCGAGGTGGAGGTCATCGGCTACGGCCTCGGCGGCCCGATCGCGCTGGAACTGGCCAGGGCGCTCGGCGAGGCCGACGCGACGGCACGGCTGACCATCCTGTCCGGAAGCGTCAGCCGGCAGCCGGGGGAGAGCGGGTCGGTGCTCTCGCACACCGCTGAGGCGGTGGCGTGCTACGACCCCGCGCCCTACGCCGACGACATCACCTTGCTTCGCCCCACCGAGTCCGAAAAGGACACTGAGGGTCTCTGGAGTGAGGTGTGCCTGGGCGACCTGACTGTCGTGGACGTCCCCGGTGACCACGACACCTGCCTGCGGCGGCCCAACGTGGCAGGCACGGTGGCCGCGATCTCGACGGCGCCGACGGGCCGATGA